In the uncultured Campylobacter sp. genome, one interval contains:
- a CDS encoding YbaB/EbfC family nucleoid-associated protein — translation MFEGIDFSKMGQMLEDAQKKAQEIEQESQKREFSVKSGGGLISVRANGKGEVLDISIDDSLLEDKESLQILLISAVNDVLKMIEDDRKNAASRMLGGFAGMGLGQ, via the coding sequence ATGTTTGAGGGGATCGATTTTTCAAAAATGGGACAGATGCTCGAGGATGCGCAAAAAAAGGCGCAAGAAATCGAGCAGGAGAGCCAAAAACGCGAGTTTAGCGTAAAAAGCGGCGGCGGGCTCATTAGCGTCAGAGCAAACGGCAAGGGCGAGGTGCTCGATATCAGCATCGACGACAGCTTGCTAGAGGACAAGGAGAGCTTGCAGATCTTGCTCATCAGCGCCGTAAACGACGTGCTAAAGATGATCGAGGACGACCGCAAAAACGCCGCTTCAAGGATGCTGGGCGGGTTTGCCGGCATGGGACTAGGGCAATGA
- a CDS encoding polyprenyl synthetase family protein: MAEFKAFLGTHLPSNPSFHPCFDEALSYTLKSGGKHFRAMLVAGVVAAVRPERKEAAFHVALAFETMHSYSLIHDDLPAMDDSDLRRGQPSLHVKFDEVTAILAGDALNTHAFYQIARAPLDADARIKCVEILSRNAGIYGMALGQAVDCYFENQKLGLEELKFLHIHKTARLIAASLQAGCVVAGLDETEAARIYDIGLDLGLAFQIADDIIDATQSAETAGKPTHNDGAKNSFTNLLGVEGAVQAKNELIVKIERELGSVHAGIRAIVTGLIDKHLR, encoded by the coding sequence TTGGCCGAGTTTAAGGCGTTTTTGGGCACTCACTTGCCAAGCAACCCTAGCTTTCATCCGTGCTTTGACGAGGCACTTTCATACACGCTAAAATCGGGCGGCAAGCACTTTCGCGCGATGCTAGTCGCAGGCGTCGTAGCCGCAGTGCGTCCCGAGCGTAAAGAGGCGGCGTTTCACGTCGCGCTAGCTTTTGAGACGATGCACAGTTACTCGCTCATCCACGATGATCTGCCCGCGATGGACGACTCGGATCTGCGCCGCGGACAGCCTAGCTTGCACGTCAAATTTGACGAGGTGACGGCGATCTTGGCGGGCGACGCGCTAAACACTCACGCCTTTTATCAGATAGCAAGAGCCCCGCTAGACGCGGATGCACGCATAAAATGTGTCGAGATCCTAAGCCGTAACGCAGGTATCTACGGCATGGCGCTGGGGCAGGCGGTGGATTGTTATTTCGAAAATCAAAAACTAGGGCTTGAAGAGCTAAAATTCTTGCATATCCACAAGACCGCGCGCCTCATCGCGGCAAGCTTGCAGGCAGGCTGCGTCGTGGCGGGGCTGGACGAGACGGAGGCTGCGCGCATATACGACATCGGGCTTGATCTGGGGCTGGCGTTTCAGATCGCAGACGACATCATCGACGCGACGCAAAGCGCCGAAACGGCGGGCAAACCGACGCATAACGACGGCGCGAAAAACTCATTTACCAACCTTCTTGGCGTAGAGGGCGCAGTGCAGGCCAAAAACGAGCTCATCGTAAAGATAGAGCGCGAGCTAGGCAGCGTGCATGCGGGCATCCGCGCTATCGTGACGGGTCTCATAGATAAACATTTGCGTTAA
- a CDS encoding 4Fe-4S binding protein, producing MKIWDKTPFAKRKPSLDTARCSGCGECAKSCPMQNIKIEHGKAKFGNRCTICYRCVNKCSQKAVTILGKAKNLEKSVAAELKDI from the coding sequence ATGAAAATTTGGGACAAAACGCCGTTTGCTAAGCGCAAACCGAGCCTAGATACAGCGCGGTGCAGCGGATGCGGCGAGTGTGCGAAATCCTGCCCGATGCAAAATATAAAAATCGAGCACGGTAAAGCAAAATTCGGCAATCGCTGCACGATTTGTTATAGATGCGTAAACAAATGCAGTCAAAAGGCGGTAACAATCCTAGGCAAGGCGAAAAATCTGGAAAAATCGGTCGCGGCGGAGCTCAAAGATATCTGA
- a CDS encoding PDZ domain-containing protein: MKRVAFSRRLDAVLGLARANLALREGQICVADKQNGSVNLGLNSATSASQICAARVAKSAVNLGSNLRACSVKFDASLNPCEISQKTSLGDKTATNLTANLARKICSPLFAVFMICAFTASLRAEPRPTQDDFNACFEKNLPTMVNVAGNGGIAITPNLIAVPKGEIPVKNYVKFDPYLGLYLVASDAKLEPAKMAEDNATKKSDWVSVTRDLNATVYGHVKAQAQALGELDALTFDVNGTGAVLSPCCKLRGIAVGGDKFVPSRYLRHFAAYKDVYYGDVGAVFEERDGKLYVKGVDPLGRGAALMAGDEILSVNGEKMQSLRELNERILFAAKGEQLKFEIRRGEDVVKFSVAVSDEVKKEQKTAPKTDENITKVAPKPQPAPNTDASSVRKLYGLTFDEKLRVKSVDGESDAARFGLRVGDKLIQVGAKVVKNRKEALALIAKNRGQRLLFRRDGFDFFYNAR, translated from the coding sequence ATGAAACGCGTAGCTTTCTCGCGCCGTTTGGACGCGGTTTTGGGGCTCGCGCGAGCAAATTTAGCTTTGAGGGAAGGGCAAATTTGCGTCGCCGATAAACAAAACGGCTCGGTAAATTTAGGCTTAAATTCAGCTACGTCTGCGAGTCAAATTTGCGCCGCTCGTGTCGCAAAGAGCGCGGTAAATTTGGGCTCAAATTTGCGCGCGTGTTCGGTAAAATTTGACGCTTCTTTAAATCCGTGCGAAATTTCGCAAAAAACTAGTCTGGGTGACAAAACGGCGACGAATTTGACGGCGAATTTAGCTCGCAAAATTTGCTCTCCGCTTTTTGCGGTTTTTATGATTTGCGCTTTTACCGCGTCGCTTAGAGCCGAGCCGCGCCCGACGCAAGATGATTTTAACGCTTGCTTTGAAAAAAACCTGCCCACCATGGTAAACGTCGCGGGCAACGGCGGCATCGCGATCACGCCAAATTTAATCGCCGTGCCTAAAGGCGAAATCCCCGTGAAAAACTACGTCAAATTTGACCCGTATCTTGGCCTCTATCTAGTCGCCTCGGACGCTAAACTCGAGCCTGCCAAGATGGCTGAGGATAACGCGACGAAAAAAAGCGACTGGGTCAGCGTCACGCGCGATCTAAACGCGACCGTTTACGGCCACGTAAAGGCGCAGGCTCAGGCGCTAGGCGAGCTGGACGCGCTCACGTTTGACGTAAACGGCACTGGCGCCGTGCTAAGTCCCTGCTGCAAACTGCGCGGTATCGCCGTGGGCGGGGATAAATTTGTCCCAAGCCGCTATCTAAGGCACTTTGCGGCGTATAAAGACGTGTACTACGGCGACGTGGGCGCGGTATTTGAGGAGCGGGACGGCAAACTCTACGTAAAGGGAGTCGATCCGCTCGGACGCGGCGCGGCGCTGATGGCGGGAGATGAAATTTTAAGCGTAAACGGCGAGAAAATGCAGAGCTTACGCGAGCTAAACGAGAGGATTTTGTTCGCCGCAAAGGGCGAGCAGCTCAAATTTGAGATAAGACGCGGCGAAGACGTCGTAAAATTTAGCGTCGCGGTTTCAGACGAAGTAAAAAAAGAGCAAAAAACCGCGCCTAAAACGGACGAAAATATCACAAAAGTAGCCCCAAAACCGCAGCCCGCGCCAAATACGGACGCCTCTAGCGTGCGAAAGCTCTACGGACTCACGTTTGACGAAAAACTAAGAGTAAAAAGTGTGGACGGGGAGTCGGATGCGGCGAGGTTTGGCCTCAGGGTCGGCGACAAGTTGATACAAGTAGGCGCTAAAGTCGTGAAAAATCGCAAAGAAGCACTTGCGCTCATAGCTAAAAATCGAGGACAACGCTTGCTCTTTAGGCGAGACGGCTTTGACTTTTTTTATAACGCACGGTAG